The region CTGGCAGGCGAGCTTGACGCAGTCGGCGGGCGTACCGGTGACGGCGCGGGCCCACGCCTCGCCCGACGGGACCTCGAACGGCCACCCGTGCGCGCGGACGGGGTCGCGGACAGTGATGGCGTGGCCGACGGCGCTCTGCTCCCGCGCGGGCGCGACGACGGCGAGGTCGCCGAGCCCGTCGAGCGCGGCGGCGAGCGCGGCGAGCCCGTTCGCGTCGATCCCGTCGTCGTTCGTGAGCAGGATGAGCGGGCGGTCGGGCGAGGTGTGGAGCGGCGGGGTCGAGCGGGGCATGGGCGGGTGGTGCGTGGATCGTGGTGCGTGAGTTTGGGAGGTACCGCGCGCTCGCCCTAGAGTTCACGCATCACGCAATCCGCATCCCGGTCAGTAGCTCTCGTCGGTCGTCGGGAAGGCGCGGCTCCGCACGTCTTCGATGTACGCCTCGACGGCCCCGTGGGCGACGTCGGCGAGGTCGGCGTAGCGGCGGACGAAGCGGGGGTGGAAGTCCTTCGTCAGCCCGAGCATGTCGTGCGTGACGAGGACCTGCCCGCTGCACCCCGCCCCCGCGCCGATCCCGATCGTGGGGACCGAAATCGACTCGGTGACGTCGGCGGCGAGCGCGGCGGGAATCTTTTCGAGCACGATCGCGAAGCAGCCGGCCTCTTCGAGCAGCTTCGCATCCTGCCGGACCTGCTCGGCCTCGTCCTCTTCGCGGGCGCGGACGCGGTACGTCCCGAACTTGTAGATGCTCTGCGGGGTGAGCCCGAGGTGGCCCATCACCGGGATCCCCGCCGAGAGGATGCGCTCGACGGCTTCGAGCGCGACGGCGCCGCCCTCGAGCTTGACGGCGTGCGCCCCCGTCTCCTTCATCACGCGGATCGCCGAGACAAGCGCCTCTTTCGAGTTGCCCTGGTACGTCCCAAACGGGAGGTCCACGACGACGAGCGCCCGCGCCACGCCGCGCACGACGCACTGCGCGTGGTAGATCATGTGCTCTAGCGTGATCGGCAGCGTCGTCTCGTTCCCCGCCATCACGTTCGAGGCGGAGTCGCCGACGAGGAGCACGTCGATCCCGGCGCCGTCGAGGATGCGGGCGCTCGTGAAGTCGTACGCCGTGAGCATAGCGATGGGCGTACCGGCGCGGCGCATCTCCTGCAGCGTCTGCGTGGTGACGCGCTTCGTGCGGTCTTCGAGCGTGGTGACGGAGGCGAGTTGGGTGCTCATCGGCGGCGCGGAAGGTGACAGAAAGTCGGAAGGTTAACGACGGCATCCTCTGCTATCAACCGGCCCGGGCACGGAGAACACTCGAAGGCCCCCGCCGAACCGACGGAGGCCTTCGAAATCGTGCGGAGCAGGTCCGGCCTAGTTGGCGCCGGTGGGCGCGGCGCCCTCGCTCTGCGTCATGCTGATGCCGAGCTTGCTCATCACCTCGGCCGTCACGTCGACCGTGTTGGCCCCGGCGAAGAGGATCACGGGCTCGGTCGAGACGCGGCTGGAGAGGACGAGCTGGAGCCCGCGCGCCGTGGCGACCTCGTCGATCGCGACCTGCAGCTTCTCGAGGAGCGGCTGGAGCAGTTCGTTCTGCTGCCGGTCGAGGCCCTGGAGGCGGCGCTGCTGGTCCTGCTGGAGGTCGGTCTGCATCTGGACGATCTCCTGCTCGCGCGTCTGCCGGGCCTCGGGCGAGAGCACGCCGCTCTGGTCCTGGTACTCGGCGAACTTCTGCTGGATCGCCTGCTCCTGCGCGGCGAGTTCCTGCTGGTCCTTCTGTGCCTGCGCCTGCAGCGTCTGCTGGAGCGTGCGGTACTCCGGCATCTGCACGATGATCAGCTCGTAATCGGTGTAGCCGATCGTCGGGGTGGACTGGGCCTGGGCGGCGGGAGCCGCGAAGGCGGAAGCGAAGAGCACGGCGAGCGCCGCGGTGAAAACGAGTCGGTTAAACACGGTCATGGAATCGTTGTGATGGTGGTGGTCGAATTCAGGGTAGAGACGCCCCGCCGGGGCGTCTGTGCGAGGTATTGCCAATGGGGCGTCAGCTGCCGCCGCGGCCCGCTTCGATCCCGAGCTCTTCGAGCACGAGGTCGGAGATGTTGAGGTCGGGCTTGGCGAAGAGGAAGAGGAAGTCACCGCTCTTGTCGAAGACGTAGTCGTAGTCTTCCGCCTCGGCCACCTCTTCGATGGCGGCGAGGACGCGCTCCTGCACGGGCCGCATCTGGCGCTGCTGCTCGCGGAAGAGCTCGCCCTCGGGTCCGAAGCGCTGCGTCCGCTTGGAGTCGAGCTCTTGCTCCTTCGCCGTGATCTCGGCGCGCTTGCGATCGCGCTCCGCTTCGGTGAAGAGCAATTCCCGCGCCTCGAAGTCACGCACGAGCGCGTCTACTTGCTGCTGGATCTGGTTGAGCTCGGCCTGCCACTGCTGTGCGAGGCGGTCCAGATTGGCCTGCACGGTGCGGTATTCCGTGATCTGGTCGAGCACGGCCTCCGAGTCGATGTAGGCGATGCGCTGCTGCGCCGCCGCCGGGGCGACGGCGAGGAGCGTCAGCAACGAGAGCAGAAGGGGGCGCATGGCGTCTTGTTTGGTGGACAAGCGAGAAGGTAGATCGCGGGGCCGGCTCACCCGCCGCCGAGCGAGAACTGGAAGCGCCACTGCGGCTTCACCTCGAGGGGCGCCCCGTTGCGGAAGTCCGAGAACGAGTCGATCTGGTAGCCGTAGTTGAGGTCGATCAGGCCGAGGAACGGGAGGAACAGCTTGGCGCCGAAGCCGGCCGAGCGGTAGAGCTTGAACGGGTTGTAGTCGTCGAAGCTGTTCCACGTATTGGCCGCGTCGATGAACGCGTACGGCGCGGCGGTGAACTGCGGCGTCTGGATCGCCACGATGCGCGCCTCCATCGAGTACTTGTTGAGGATCCGACCGCCGACACGCTGCCCATTCTGCAGGGGCGTGATCGCGAGCGTCGGGTAGCCGCGCATGAAGATGATGTCCTTCCCGTAGCCCTGGAACGTGCTCTGCGCCTCGAGCGGCGAGCCGCCGACGAGGTAGCGTTGGAACTCCACGTCGTCGCCGTTGAGCGAGCCGATGTAGCCGAAGTCCCCGCTGAAGTCGAGCGCGAGGCGGCCGGCGATCGGCGTGACCCACCGCGTCTTGAACTCCTCCTTGTGGTACTGGATAAAGCCCGGCAGCGGCGCCGCGACCTCGGCCGAGAGCAGGAGGCTGGAGCCGACCGTCGGGAATTGCGGCGAGTCGAACGAGTTCCGCGTCAGGCTCTGCTTGACGGTGAGCTCCTGGCTCCGCCCCTCGGGCAGCCGGTAGCTCCGGCTCAGCGACTCGCCGTTGATGCTGTAGAGCCGGTAGCTGAGGTCGGTGCCGGTCTGGAAGAAGTCGTCCGGCCACTTCAGCCCCTGGCGATAGAACAGCCGGGCGCCGAAGGTCGAGAAGCTGAGGTCGTCGCTGTTGCTCGTCGGGTCGTCGAGCCCGATGACACTCGTGTTGTTCGTGAAGTCGCGGTAGGTGTACGAGAGCGAGCCGCCGATGGGCGTGTTGCGCCCGCGGAACCACGGCTCGGTGAACGTCACGGAGTAGCTCTGGTAGCGGAGCCCGCTCGTCTGCACGGAGAGCGCGAGCTGCTGTCCG is a window of Rhodothermales bacterium DNA encoding:
- the panB gene encoding 3-methyl-2-oxobutanoate hydroxymethyltransferase — protein: MSTQLASVTTLEDRTKRVTTQTLQEMRRAGTPIAMLTAYDFTSARILDGAGIDVLLVGDSASNVMAGNETTLPITLEHMIYHAQCVVRGVARALVVVDLPFGTYQGNSKEALVSAIRVMKETGAHAVKLEGGAVALEAVERILSAGIPVMGHLGLTPQSIYKFGTYRVRAREEDEAEQVRQDAKLLEEAGCFAIVLEKIPAALAADVTESISVPTIGIGAGAGCSGQVLVTHDMLGLTKDFHPRFVRRYADLADVAHGAVEAYIEDVRSRAFPTTDESY
- a CDS encoding OmpH family outer membrane protein, yielding MTVFNRLVFTAALAVLFASAFAAPAAQAQSTPTIGYTDYELIIVQMPEYRTLQQTLQAQAQKDQQELAAQEQAIQQKFAEYQDQSGVLSPEARQTREQEIVQMQTDLQQDQQRRLQGLDRQQNELLQPLLEKLQVAIDEVATARGLQLVLSSRVSTEPVILFAGANTVDVTAEVMSKLGISMTQSEGAAPTGAN
- a CDS encoding OmpH family outer membrane protein; protein product: MRPLLLSLLTLLAVAPAAAQQRIAYIDSEAVLDQITEYRTVQANLDRLAQQWQAELNQIQQQVDALVRDFEARELLFTEAERDRKRAEITAKEQELDSKRTQRFGPEGELFREQQRQMRPVQERVLAAIEEVAEAEDYDYVFDKSGDFLFLFAKPDLNISDLVLEELGIEAGRGGS